The following coding sequences lie in one Arachis stenosperma cultivar V10309 chromosome 5, arast.V10309.gnm1.PFL2, whole genome shotgun sequence genomic window:
- the LOC130980889 gene encoding uncharacterized protein LOC130980889 produces the protein MRGESGDYDMNVRRDDDLEAYRNFLELLNFLAQHNEEIGRAFKNARGNLKLRAPSIQKDIVRAAASETTKVIVNDLGDELFVVLVDEARDISIKEQMSVCLSLCNVVGASCKRRDMLRDSQMTKTIEALQSGEIASGRGLNQEITLKRAGDTRWGSHYGTILRLISLFPSVVNVLEYVEEDGNNSEQRAEACHLLNVIQSFEFIFNLHLMKNILGVTNELSQALQRNDQDIVNAMTLVKVSKQRLQTIRDDGWSLLVDEVSFFCEKYNITVPKMDDIFVSQGRSRRKAQKISNLHQFQVEIFYQVVDRQLQELNNSFTEVNTELLLCIACLNPRHSFIAFDKEKLIQLAQFYPLEFSSTQLLALDSQLENFILDVRSDDQFSNLNGIGALSQKLVETRKNIVYPLMFLLLKLALVLPVATASVERTFSAMNIIKSRLCNRMGDEFLNDCLMTYIERETFDCIDNEKIIQSFQNMKPRRMEF, from the exons atgAGAGGGGAATCAGGGGATTATGATATGAATGTTAGAAGGGATGATGATTTAGAAGCTTATA GAAATTTTTTGGAACTTCTAAACTTTCTTGCGCAACATAATGAAGAGATTGGTCGTGCTTTCAAAAATGCTCGTGGGAATCTTAAACTAAGAGCTCCCTCAATTCAAAAAGACATTGTAAGAGCTGCTGCAAGTGAAACGACAAAAGTTATTGTTAATGATCTTGGGGATGAATTGTTTGTTGTTTTGGTTGATGAAGCCCGCGACATTTCTATTAAGGAGCAAATGTCAGTTTGTTTAAG TTTGTGCAATGTTGTTGGAGCTTCATGTAAACGAAGAGATATGCTTCGTGATAGTCAGATGACTAAGACAATTGAAGCATTACAAAGTGGAGAAATTGCTAGTGGACGTGGTTTGAATCAAGAAATAACTTTGAAAAGAGCTGGAGATACTAGATGGGGTTCACACTATGGAACTATACTTagattaatttctttgtttccttCCGTGGTCAATGTTCTTGAATATGTTGAGGAAGATGGAAATAATTCAGAACAAAGAGCTGAAGCATGTCATTTATTGAATGTCATTCAATCCTTTGAATTCATTTTCAACTTGCACTTGATGAAAAATATCTTGGGAGTTACTAATGAATTATCTCAAGCATTACAAAGGAATGATCAAGACATTGTAAATGCTATGACATTGGTTAAAGTGTCTAAGCAACGGTTGCAAACTATAAGAGATGATGGTTGGTCTCTTTTAGTTGACGAAGTCTCATTCTTTtgtgaaaaatataatattactGTTCCAAAAATGGATGATATATTTGTGTCACAAGGAAGATCAAGACGCAAAGCTCAAAAGATTTCAAATTTGCATCAGTTTCAAGTTGAGATATTCTATCAAGTAGTTGATAGACAACTTCAAGAACTCAACAACAGTTTTACAGAGGTGAATACTGAATTACTTCTTTGTATAGCTTGTCTGAATCCAAGACACTCATTTATTGCGTTTGATAAGGAAAAGTTAATCCAGTTAGCTCAATTCTATCCATTAGAATTTTCTTCTACTCAACTTTTGGCACTTGATAGTCAACTTGAGAACTTCATACTAGATGTGCGTTCTGATGATCAATTCTCAAACTTAAATGGGATTGGTGCTCTTTCTCAAAAATTGGTTGAGActcgaaaaaatattgtttatcCATTAATGTTTCTTCTTTTGAAGTTAGCTTTAGTTTTGCCTGTAGCAACTGCATCAGTTGAAAGAACCTTTTCTGCTATGAACATCATAAAGAGTCGGCTTTGCAACCGTATGGGAGatgaatttttaaatgattGTTTAATGACATACATAGAAAGAGAGACATTTGATTGTATTGACAATGAAAAGATTATtcaatcttttcaaaatatgaaACCCAGAAGAAtggaattttaa